The following nucleotide sequence is from Vicinamibacteria bacterium.
CCTCCGATCGAGCTGCGTCATCCGAGAGATTCAGGCCGCGAACGATGGGCATCAGCCGCGCGGTGGGCGTGACCGCGATTTCGGTCGACTGGGAAAGGTCGGTGGCAAGGAGCCCGGCAATCCCGAGACGAAGCCAGTCGAGGGAGGGGTCGTCACCTTCGTTCTCGAAAGGCAGAATCGCGATGGTTGGCTTCAGCGTCTCGGGAGCGACGTTGGGCTCACCCCGGAAGTGGTAGAAGAGGAAGAGGCCGAGCGCCGCTCCGACCGCTCCGGCGATCTTCAAGCGACGCGACTGGGACGTCCTCGGAGCTTTAACGGGACGGACGGGGGCGAGGAAACGCAAGCCGCGCCCATAGACCGTCTGGATGTACGTCGGCTCCCGTGAGTCGTCTTCCAGGATCCGCCTCAGGACCTTGACCGCTTCATTGAGCGATTGATCCGAGACCGCAACCCCGGGCCAGCCGGCTTCGAGCAGGTCTTCCTTGGAGACGAGTTCGCCCGGTCGTTCCAGCAGGCGCGCCAATATG
It contains:
- a CDS encoding winged helix-turn-helix domain-containing protein; its protein translation is MSDATVSFGSKLVRFGPFEYELETGILRRNGADVAVPRRAAHILARLLERPGELVSKEDLLEAGWPGVAVSDQSLNEAVKVLRRILEDDSREPTYIQTVYGRGLRFLAPVRPVKAPRTSQSRRLKIAGAVGAALGLFLFYHFRGEPNVAPETLKPTIAILPFENEGDDPSLDWLRLGIAGLLATDLSQSTEIAVTPTARLMPIVRGLNLSDDAARSE